One window of Candidatus Nitrospira kreftii genomic DNA carries:
- a CDS encoding Acriflavin resistance protein acrB, with amino-acid sequence MWLTLLALRNRIGILMLSLAMVVLGVTSLQRLPVDLFPQIQVPVAFVGVIYKGAPPLDIEQSVVYPIEKAVSSASNVEHVESFSKQGLGAVQIWFNWGADLNVGQMEVMQRITQILNSLPPGILQPFIVKFDVSNIPVSIVSVSSDELDERGLYDLAYNTIAPQIEQIADVAAATVEGGRIRQININLDPALLSARGLSILDVVRSVKAANLILPSGNIKAGNLDYNVFTNNQFRTVDPIQDVIVKVNQQGNPVRVRDVGTVTDSSDIQTNIVHTDGARSVFLRVNKQPLANTVAVVDALRAALPKLFGIPEGVKLGISFDQSLYIRQSIHNLIEQAIHGSLLAAAVIFIFLRNLTSTMIISVAIPLSMLVTFIVLYFTNQTLNIFTLGGLALGIGRLVDDSIVELENIQRHVNTNPDRWNGILDAAREVAMPIFASTVTTVVVFLPMFFVVGIARLLLIPLTITIAIALFTSFLVSRTVTPALCYRFLKPEQDAQRAMPSWLAAVMAWSRSRYESLDRGYEDSLRWILGHRKILIIAVTLIFIGSLTLVPLIGTEFLPVSDESQFRIVLRAPVGQRVEKTEQQVSEVERVIRANIPATELQTIVSSTGVLSQGRSSLFNPNTGPHTSSIQVYLVEPSKRTRTQVEIMNDVRPKIVKLFPGVSMYFDPGGLVKRVTSFGSQKAVDVEIYGHDFGTAREVIARVKEIMEQTPGLADVEPSREENYPEVNVTVDREKAALLGISETDVANAVLFSLNGNGQTDPIIYTDPQSGNEYFISAWLAEEHRKSLTDLENILLTTKTGEPVLLKNVASLKLNAGPVKVDRKHFQRVIHITANPTTRTLGEIAEDLESAFAKLQLPAGFSIKLAGQIQQQRETFEGLQFAIILALILVYMVMAAQFKSLIDPFIIMFAVPMGFPGVILMLFLTETTLSTSSMMGIIMMFGIVVSNGVLLVDYTNVLRRRGHALHQAVITGARTRLRPILMTSLATVFGLLPMAIGLGTGAETNAPLARAVVGGLSVSTLLTLFLVPTMYVILEERFPRKFEKEPHDQGSVSTEAVPALE; translated from the coding sequence ATGTGGCTGACTCTACTCGCGTTACGCAATCGAATCGGTATTTTGATGCTCTCCTTGGCGATGGTGGTATTGGGCGTGACGTCGCTTCAGAGACTGCCGGTTGACCTCTTCCCACAAATCCAGGTCCCCGTCGCTTTCGTGGGCGTCATTTACAAAGGGGCGCCTCCTCTCGACATCGAGCAGAGCGTTGTGTACCCGATCGAAAAAGCCGTCAGCTCGGCCTCCAATGTGGAACATGTCGAGTCGTTCAGCAAACAAGGACTTGGAGCGGTCCAGATCTGGTTCAACTGGGGTGCCGACCTCAATGTCGGCCAAATGGAGGTGATGCAGCGCATCACGCAGATCTTAAACAGCCTCCCACCGGGCATTCTGCAGCCGTTTATCGTCAAGTTCGATGTCTCCAATATTCCTGTTTCGATTGTATCGGTGTCGAGCGACGAGCTGGACGAGCGCGGACTCTATGATCTCGCGTATAACACCATCGCTCCACAGATCGAGCAGATCGCCGACGTCGCAGCGGCGACGGTGGAAGGAGGGAGGATTCGCCAGATCAATATCAATCTGGATCCTGCGCTCCTCAGTGCCCGTGGGCTTTCGATTCTCGACGTCGTCCGATCCGTCAAAGCCGCCAACTTGATTTTGCCTTCCGGCAATATTAAAGCCGGCAACCTTGATTACAACGTGTTTACGAACAACCAGTTTCGAACGGTGGATCCGATCCAAGACGTCATCGTGAAGGTGAATCAGCAAGGTAACCCGGTCCGCGTGCGCGACGTAGGAACTGTGACGGATTCCTCAGACATACAAACGAACATCGTTCATACCGATGGAGCCAGATCGGTGTTTCTTCGCGTCAACAAACAACCGCTCGCCAATACGGTCGCAGTCGTCGATGCCTTACGCGCCGCCCTCCCGAAGCTATTCGGCATCCCTGAAGGCGTGAAGCTCGGTATTTCGTTTGACCAGTCTCTTTACATCCGTCAATCCATCCACAATCTGATCGAACAGGCCATTCACGGTTCATTGTTAGCCGCGGCCGTGATTTTTATCTTTCTACGAAACTTGACCAGCACCATGATCATTTCCGTAGCCATCCCGCTGTCAATGCTCGTGACGTTTATCGTGCTCTATTTCACGAATCAGACTCTCAATATCTTTACACTCGGTGGGCTTGCGCTGGGAATCGGCCGGCTTGTGGATGATTCCATCGTGGAACTGGAGAACATTCAGCGCCACGTCAACACCAACCCCGACCGGTGGAACGGCATCCTCGATGCGGCCCGAGAAGTAGCGATGCCGATCTTTGCTTCGACTGTGACGACCGTCGTCGTGTTTCTCCCCATGTTTTTCGTCGTCGGGATCGCGCGCCTGTTGTTGATTCCGTTGACCATCACGATCGCGATCGCGCTCTTCACGTCATTCCTTGTCTCTCGCACAGTGACACCGGCGCTGTGCTATAGATTCCTCAAACCTGAGCAAGACGCACAGCGCGCCATGCCGAGTTGGCTTGCGGCAGTGATGGCATGGAGCCGTAGTCGCTATGAATCGCTGGATCGAGGTTACGAAGACTCGCTGCGGTGGATCCTGGGACATCGCAAGATTCTGATCATTGCAGTCACGTTGATTTTCATTGGATCGCTCACCTTAGTTCCTCTGATCGGAACCGAGTTCCTGCCGGTTTCGGACGAGAGCCAGTTTCGGATTGTCTTAAGGGCACCGGTCGGCCAACGAGTTGAAAAGACTGAACAGCAAGTCTCAGAAGTTGAACGGGTCATCCGGGCAAATATTCCCGCGACTGAACTGCAGACCATTGTCTCCAGTACCGGTGTCTTGTCCCAAGGTCGTTCGTCTCTGTTCAACCCCAATACCGGCCCGCACACCTCTTCGATTCAGGTGTATCTCGTCGAACCGTCGAAGCGGACAAGAACTCAGGTTGAGATCATGAACGATGTGCGCCCCAAAATCGTGAAACTGTTTCCCGGCGTCTCGATGTATTTCGACCCTGGAGGTCTTGTCAAGCGTGTCACCAGCTTCGGCTCTCAAAAGGCTGTTGACGTGGAAATTTACGGACATGATTTTGGAACGGCACGGGAGGTCATCGCACGCGTCAAAGAGATCATGGAGCAAACTCCCGGCCTGGCCGATGTGGAACCGAGCCGGGAGGAAAACTATCCGGAGGTCAACGTGACAGTGGATCGGGAAAAAGCCGCCTTGCTCGGGATCAGCGAAACCGATGTGGCCAATGCCGTCCTCTTTTCCTTGAATGGGAACGGCCAGACCGATCCGATTATTTACACGGATCCACAAAGCGGCAACGAGTACTTCATCAGCGCGTGGCTGGCAGAAGAACACCGAAAGAGTCTCACCGATTTGGAGAATATTCTTCTCACCACCAAGACCGGTGAGCCGGTCCTACTCAAGAATGTGGCTTCACTCAAGTTGAACGCGGGGCCGGTGAAGGTCGATCGGAAGCACTTTCAGCGCGTGATCCACATTACGGCGAATCCGACCACTCGAACGCTTGGAGAAATTGCTGAAGATCTCGAATCGGCGTTCGCCAAACTCCAATTGCCGGCAGGATTTAGCATCAAATTAGCCGGGCAGATTCAGCAGCAGCGGGAAACCTTCGAAGGATTGCAGTTTGCCATCATCCTGGCGCTCATATTGGTCTACATGGTCATGGCCGCCCAGTTTAAGTCGCTCATCGATCCGTTCATCATCATGTTTGCCGTGCCGATGGGCTTTCCCGGGGTCATTTTGATGCTGTTCTTGACGGAAACGACGCTGTCCACCTCCTCAATGATGGGCATCATCATGATGTTTGGGATTGTGGTCTCGAACGGAGTCTTGTTGGTTGACTACACCAACGTGCTCCGTCGAAGAGGACACGCACTTCATCAGGCCGTCATCACCGGCGCACGAACGAGGCTGCGTCCGATTCTCATGACCTCACTGGCCACGGTCTTCGGACTCCTCCCCATGGCGATCGGACTCGGAACCGGTGCTGAAACGAACGCGCCATTGGCACGCGCGGTAGTCGGCGGGTTGAGTGTTTCCACCCTGCTCACACTGTTTCTCGTCCCGACGATGTATGTAATCCTGGAGGAGCGCTTTCCTAGAAAGTTTGAGAAAGAGCCGCACGATCAGGGGTCGGTGTCGACTGAAGCAGTTCCTGCTCTCGAGTAG
- a CDS encoding hypothetical protein (conserved protein of unknown function), whose translation MSTSPSSESTILPSNAPAAATRPVQDMVGNGKAWGLCTAVDLHDCNPDLIRDAEAIKRYVVELCELIGMKRFGECQVVNFGEGRVAGYSMVQLISTSLISGHFANDTNYAYLDIFSCKGYDPAVVESFSKEFFGARRSVATATLRY comes from the coding sequence ATGAGCACCTCGCCGAGTTCTGAATCGACGATCTTACCATCCAACGCCCCTGCAGCTGCGACCCGGCCTGTTCAGGACATGGTGGGAAACGGCAAGGCATGGGGACTTTGCACCGCAGTCGATCTCCACGATTGCAATCCCGATCTTATCCGTGATGCAGAGGCTATCAAGCGCTACGTTGTTGAGCTATGTGAGCTTATCGGGATGAAGCGCTTCGGCGAGTGCCAGGTCGTAAATTTCGGCGAGGGTCGTGTCGCCGGCTATTCGATGGTGCAACTGATCTCCACCTCGTTGATCAGTGGGCATTTTGCTAACGACACCAATTACGCCTACCTCGACATTTTCAGCTGCAAAGGCTATGATCCGGCAGTCGTCGAATCCTTTTCGAAGGAATTCTTCGGCGCCCGGCGTAGTGTCGCGACTGCCACGCTCCGGTACTGA
- a CDS encoding hypothetical protein (conserved protein of unknown function), whose amino-acid sequence MKAKTIREVLDTLPSKLDKDAAEDVDAVYQFDLQGAQGGQYQLLVKNGSCVVKDGTHDDPHVTLSMAGEDCIRILNGQLSSMTMAMSGRLQITGDIGLAMQLKSLFPNIVEH is encoded by the coding sequence ATGAAAGCGAAAACGATACGAGAGGTGCTCGACACGCTTCCATCAAAACTGGACAAAGATGCCGCGGAAGATGTTGATGCGGTCTACCAGTTCGATCTCCAAGGAGCCCAAGGCGGGCAATATCAATTGTTGGTCAAAAATGGAAGCTGTGTCGTGAAGGATGGAACCCATGACGATCCGCATGTGACGCTGTCGATGGCCGGAGAGGATTGTATCCGGATCCTCAATGGGCAGCTCAGCAGTATGACGATGGCCATGTCCGGGCGATTGCAGATCACGGGAGATATTGGGTTGGCCATGCAACTCAAATCCTTGTTTCCCAACATTGTGGAGCATTGA
- a CDS encoding hypothetical protein (conserved protein of unknown function) produces the protein MSERSLSPCPSSPNCVSTQATDEGQAINPFSYKKPRAEAKEALKAAIAGLPRTKLIEEDESYLHYEFTSLLLRFVDDVEFLFEDDTKTVHFRSASRLGYSDLGANRRRMEEVRSLVGRKL, from the coding sequence ATGAGCGAGCGATCTCTTTCTCCCTGTCCTTCCAGCCCCAACTGCGTGTCGACTCAGGCGACAGACGAAGGCCAGGCCATCAACCCCTTCTCGTACAAAAAGCCTCGCGCTGAGGCAAAGGAGGCCTTGAAGGCTGCCATTGCCGGGTTGCCTCGCACCAAACTGATTGAAGAAGATGAATCCTACTTGCATTACGAATTCACCTCCCTGCTTCTTCGGTTCGTCGATGATGTCGAATTTCTCTTCGAGGACGACACCAAAACCGTCCACTTCCGCTCTGCTTCCCGCCTGGGCTACAGCGACCTTGGGGCCAATCGGCGCCGAATGGAAGAAGTGCGGTCTCTTGTAGGCAGGAAACTCTAG
- a CDS encoding hypothetical protein (conserved membrane protein of unknown function) — MTVEQPQDPVSEAVQAPAEFGVFIEQSNGISHSGGMSPFTKLQSVLAKPFMPAVFFLCGVSYDTVTLSRIDRLLDNLVLLLYLVLLGALIVLTGRLSLESPPEREQLLSGPQFTRWVWGARPYYPMASQFLFGGLFSAYAIFYSQSATFTGTAIFFALLIVLLVTNEFLRDRLSNLQILVGLYTVVSFAFFTFFLPVITGLLNVVIFLLGALLSLGVTLYLVQLIYHNRPEQSGRQPFGVMAPAMVLIAMLIGFYFLNWIPPVPLSLKHGGIYHDVKRAGDQFELSFERQWYQFWKRSDTTFPADEPVYCFTAVFAPVDLNTTIYHHWHFRSNDTKPFRHADRIPIKISGGREGGYRAYSFKQGLDPGDWRVDVETEDGRIIGRVAVTVLSQTEEQPRLATVSY, encoded by the coding sequence ATGACGGTTGAGCAGCCTCAGGATCCTGTTTCTGAAGCGGTGCAGGCTCCCGCAGAATTCGGTGTTTTCATTGAACAATCAAACGGGATTTCACACAGTGGGGGGATGAGTCCGTTCACGAAGCTCCAGTCCGTTCTCGCGAAACCATTCATGCCGGCAGTATTTTTTCTCTGCGGCGTGAGCTACGACACTGTGACGCTTTCACGAATCGATCGCCTTCTAGATAACCTAGTGCTGTTGCTCTACCTTGTGTTGCTGGGTGCGCTGATCGTCTTGACGGGGCGATTGAGTCTTGAATCTCCACCAGAGCGCGAACAACTCCTCTCAGGTCCCCAATTTACGCGGTGGGTATGGGGGGCTCGTCCCTATTACCCTATGGCGAGCCAGTTCCTTTTCGGTGGCCTCTTCAGTGCGTATGCGATTTTCTATTCTCAAAGCGCCACGTTCACCGGTACAGCCATCTTCTTTGCCCTGCTCATCGTGCTCTTAGTGACCAACGAGTTCTTACGCGACCGACTATCCAATCTTCAAATTTTGGTGGGTTTGTACACAGTGGTCAGCTTCGCGTTTTTCACCTTCTTTCTGCCTGTGATCACCGGCTTGTTGAATGTGGTGATCTTTTTGCTCGGTGCTCTCTTGAGCCTAGGCGTGACGCTGTACTTGGTTCAACTGATCTATCACAATAGGCCGGAGCAGTCAGGACGACAACCATTTGGAGTGATGGCTCCCGCCATGGTGCTCATCGCAATGCTGATTGGATTTTACTTTCTGAATTGGATCCCGCCGGTGCCGCTGTCGCTCAAGCACGGTGGCATCTACCATGATGTCAAGCGGGCGGGTGACCAGTTTGAGCTATCCTTTGAGAGGCAGTGGTATCAATTTTGGAAGCGCTCGGACACGACATTCCCGGCAGACGAGCCGGTCTATTGTTTTACAGCGGTGTTCGCTCCTGTTGATCTCAATACAACTATCTATCACCACTGGCACTTCCGCTCGAATGACACGAAGCCGTTCAGGCATGCGGATAGAATTCCCATCAAGATCTCGGGAGGACGGGAAGGTGGATATCGAGCCTATAGTTTCAAGCAGGGGCTTGATCCGGGCGACTGGCGTGTCGATGTCGAGACCGAAGATGGGCGGATTATCGGCCGGGTTGCAGTGACGGTCTTGAGTCAAACTGAAGAACAACCAAGGCTGGCGACCGTGTCTTATTAA
- a CDS encoding hypothetical protein (conserved protein of unknown function) → MGFKRKHSRVDVGRAGRLQRGALSAHCKVLDVSESGVRLESRLFVKRGEVLQLLIELDRGKTLTCELEVVYVRPPKVGARIKAISAEDRERLAHILDDHVQNSFSRR, encoded by the coding sequence ATGGGGTTTAAACGTAAACACTCGCGCGTCGATGTTGGCCGTGCCGGTCGATTACAACGTGGAGCGCTTTCGGCCCACTGCAAGGTCCTCGATGTCAGCGAGTCCGGTGTCCGGCTCGAGAGCCGTTTGTTCGTCAAGAGGGGCGAGGTGTTGCAACTCTTAATCGAGCTTGATCGTGGGAAAACCTTAACCTGCGAATTGGAAGTCGTCTATGTGCGTCCTCCCAAAGTAGGAGCACGAATCAAGGCGATCAGCGCGGAAGATCGAGAGCGACTGGCCCATATCCTTGACGACCATGTCCAAAACAGTTTTTCCCGCCGCTAG